A window of Aurantibacillus circumpalustris genomic DNA:
AGGTTTTTTTCATCATGATTTGTTCTTCGTTCCATTGTTCCGGAATAAAAACATCCTGAGCGAGTGTTTCTTTAATTAAAAATTCTCCACCCTTTGTTTTGTTTGTTGTTGCTGTTGGCATATCAAATGATTTTTAAAATTTAGTTTATAATAACTCAAAAACTCCAGCTGCTCCATGGCCTGTACCAATACACATAGTTACGACCCCGTATTTTTTATTCTGACGGCGCATTTCAGCAAATAACTGTACAGATAATTTTGCACCGCTGCAACCTAATGGATGCCCAAGTGAAATAGCTCCACCATTTACATTTACTTTATTTTCATCCAATTTTAATTCACGCACTACTGCGAGTGATTGTGAAGCAAATGCTTCGTTTAATTCAAAAAGATCAATATCTTTTATTTTTAAACCAGCTTGTTCCACAGCTTTAGGAATAGCAAAAATTGGTCCGATACCCATGATACGCGGAGGAACACCGGCCACTGCATGAGAAACTAAACGAGCAATAGGCGTTAATTTATGTTCCTTCATAAACCGTTCGCTCACCACCATGACAAAAGCTGCGCCATCACTTGTTTGGGATGAGTTACCTGCTGTCACGCTTCCACCATTAGCAAAAACCGGTTTTAATTTAGCCAATGCTACAATAGATGTGTCTGCACGAGGACCTTCATCTGTATCAACTATTAAATCTTTTGTTTTCTTTTTTCCCTTTTCATCTAAATACGTTTCGGTTACTTTTACAGAAACAATTTCATCTTTAAATTTTCCCGCTTTAATTGCTGCAATGGCTTTCTGATGTGATTTATATGAAAACGCATCTTGATCTTCTCGAGAAACTTTAAATTCTTTTGCTACGGCT
This region includes:
- a CDS encoding acetyl-CoA C-acyltransferase; this translates as MKAYIVAGFRSAVGKASRGGFRFTRPDDLASDVIKHLVASLPQIDHTRIDDVMVGNAMPEAEQGLNVGRIISLLSLNTDKVSGMTVNRYCASGLETIALASAKIAAGYADCVIAGGVESMSLIPMGGWRVIPNPTIAKEHADWYWNMGLTAEAVAKEFKVSREDQDAFSYKSHQKAIAAIKAGKFKDEIVSVKVTETYLDEKGKKKTKDLIVDTDEGPRADTSIVALAKLKPVFANGGSVTAGNSSQTSDGAAFVMVVSERFMKEHKLTPIARLVSHAVAGVPPRIMGIGPIFAIPKAVEQAGLKIKDIDLFELNEAFASQSLAVVRELKLDENKVNVNGGAISLGHPLGCSGAKLSVQLFAEMRRQNKKYGVVTMCIGTGHGAAGVFELL